The Fimbriimonadaceae bacterium nucleotide sequence TCGTCGCGCCGGTGCCCGAGGCGTTCCCGATGCTGCCCCTGGCGGACCTCCGGCCGTTGGGCAAAGTGATCCTGGACGGCACGCAATTCCGGCTCATCGACGTCCGCTAGGGAGGGCGCGGAGGGGGGAGTTGCACGCAGAGGCGCAGAGGCGCGGGGGGAGTTTCACGCAAAGAACGCCATGGCCGCAAAGGGGGGTCGAAGGCCCAAGGCCCAAGGCCCAAGGCCTAAGGACGAAGGACCAGGAAGTTCACGCAGAGGCGCAGAGACGCGGGGGGAGGTTTCACGCAAAGAACGCCATGGCCGCAAAGGGGGTCGAAGGCCCAAGGCCTAAGGACGAAGGACCAGGAAGTTCACGCAGAGGCGCAGAGGCGCGGGGGGAGTTTCACGCAAAGAACGCTATGTACGCAAAGGGGGGTCGAAGGCCCAAGCCCCAAGGCCCAAGGCCCAAGCCCCAAGGCCCAAGGACCAAGGACGAAGGACCAACCGGGCCCAAGGCCCAAGGACGAAGGACGAAGGACGAAGGACCAAGGACCACTCGAGGGCCCAAGGCCCAAGACCTCTACCGTCCCGGGGAACCCACGGGCGCGACTGTGGAATCTGCCGGCGGGGGCGTGGGGGCTTCCCCACCCTCGGGCGGCGCGGCGTCCTCGGGATTGACGGCGATGATCTTCTGGCCGCCTCGGTAGTAGCTCTTCCCGAGGGGCTCGCGCGCGACTTCGACTCCGTTCCGGTAGACGATCCGGTACGTGTTCACGCTGTGCCCCATCGACCCCTTTTCAATCACGACCTCTTTCCCGGGAGGCACGCTCGGGTCCTTGACGATCTTTTCGCCAAGGCTCCAACTTTTGTGGCCGTCGCTCACGATCTTGATCTCCAGGCTCGGGTCCTTCTTGCCCAAGATGCGGAAGAACAGCCGACCGCGCTGGTACTCGGAGGTCACGGCCACGGGCGTGTCGTAGGGGTTTTCCAACACGAGGTCGATCAGCCCGTAATCGACCGTTGCGTCCCGCCCGATCGGAACGTAGGCCACCGGCATCGAGTGGTTGCGGCGGTTCTTGACCTTCAGGTTCGCAAAGAGCGCGGCGTTGTACAGCGTGGTGCTGACCTGGCAGATGCCCCCGCCCACTCCCGTGTCGTGGCGTCCGTTGACGTAGACGCCGGCCTCTTTGAAGCCGTCGGCGAGCGTGCGCTTGCCCACCGTGCTGTTGAAGCTCACGGAATCGCCGGGCATCAGGACGACCCCATCGAGACGGCCCGCGGCAAGCCGGATGTTCTCGTTCCGGTTGAACTGGCTCGCGGGAAAGGCGGT carries:
- a CDS encoding VanW family protein; this encodes MKKLLLFAGLVGLLGAVGLALAAAGYEEVVRPNTYVGVVPVGGLTRDEAAHKLRVWWETEKRRALTLRNDALTRTPPPMRPSELGVALDDQQSVAELPYQDFWQNAGQRLGASNPDRTVVNPVFKTLAAGYDALRDFIRDNAGRPSPATVRYVDGRIERTPEVSGFRLDEAKLPEAIVAALKGDGTIDVPLIEADKRVPDAALDQVVEVVSEFSTAFPASQFNRNENIRLAAGRLDGVVLMPGDSVSFNSTVGKRTLADGFKEAGVYVNGRHDTGVGGGICQVSTTLYNAALFANLKVKNRRNHSMPVAYVPIGRDATVDYGLIDLVLENPYDTPVAVTSEYQRGRLFFRILGKKDPSLEIKIVSDGHKSWSLGEKIVKDPSVPPGKEVVIEKGSMGHSVNTYRIVYRNGVEVAREPLGKSYYRGGQKIIAVNPEDAAPPEGGEAPTPPPADSTVAPVGSPGR